From a region of the Castor canadensis chromosome 7, mCasCan1.hap1v2, whole genome shotgun sequence genome:
- the LOC109701181 gene encoding scavenger receptor cysteine-rich domain-containing protein SCART1-like, protein MEPGVALFPLVPWTLLLACWTLSSGITGEDYMSLVDGANHCEGRLYLQYRNQQGFVCGDHLDLQEASVICRQLDCGPALAAPQFVLRPEEMVSPWLYDAQCQGEEATLWDCSLGSWGPISDCECQCVMAIICSGSTLRRIRLEGGGSPCAGTPGSLNPAGFVLKCELQQKEASVFCRQLECGTAVQWSRVHHRENSGSQEQKFVSCQGTESNIFQCKINVNFLEQCHHQAYTQVVCTGHVEARLVGSEHPCAGRLEVLRGLTWGTICDANLDLPTAHVVCRELGCGVAVSTLGSAGFGQGSGPVWTEAFRCVGNESLLFHCPREPGHQCTHDQDAALTCSGDKFRLVNGSNHCEGRVELQVQGAWAPLCAAHWDLADATVLCQQLNCGNAVATPQGGLFGEGDIPIWPDVFHCVGTEPHLLSCPASTLGAQACAQGNSASTLCSGLPDALRLRDGQSRCDGRVEVSLNGKWGRVLDDGWDLRGATVVCAQLGCGKALSAYEAPAPGLGAAPVLLSRARCLGSEPRLTRCNVSAGPLVSVGTSRDAGVVCEGSLRLRLVAGPGRCAGRVEVLHGGAWGTVCDDAWDLRDAHVVCRQLGCGHALSALRDAHFGAGAGRIWMDELGCLGHESALWQCPSGGWGQHDCSHKEDAGVFCSEFMDVRLQDHSQPCTGRLEVFYNGTWGGVCQALSAASLGVLCGWLGCGPHGQQLARAEGWPSPGAFWLGSIQCRDRHDRSLWQCPSAPWDQHSCSSQEEAWVVCAEKEDAGQEAEQTLNCSSPLSCPEEGALRVRGGEDGCSGRVELWHAGSWGTVCDDSWDLADAEVVCRQLGCGRAVDAVRGSAFGPGSGSVWLDEVGCRGSEAGLWDCPANPWGRGDCTHKEDAGVRCSEVPRTTASALSLAPPAFATIWTLPETACLVLGCLLGLIFLLLGARWCHRKAACMGAGRSEHLPLDGIYEDIEAVPMEEKKESAMSRDLVQEEDYDDAGEPEEDYGEEEEEEEEEEEEESALSRDLVQEEGYDDAGEPVQNHGEVEEEEKALQSPTEGKPGHLELRENPEDHSGHLSP, encoded by the exons ATGGAACCGGGCGTGGCTCTGTTCCCTCTGGTGCCTTGGACCCTTCTCCTGGCCTGTTGGACTCTCTCCTCTG GTATTACTGGGGAGGACTACATGAGTCTTGTGGATGGTGCAAACCACTGCGAGGGGCGCCTATACCTGCAGTACCGCAACCAACAGGGCTTTGTGTGTGGGGACCACCTGGACCTGCAGGAGGCCTCGGTGATCTGCAGACAGCTTGACTGTGGCCCTGCTCTAGCAGCTCCTCAGTTCGTTCTGAGGCCCGAAGAGATGGTGTCACCCTGGCTGTATGATGCCCAATGCCAGGGTGAGGAGGCCACCCTCTGGGACTGTTCCCTAGGGTCCTGGGGGCCCATCTCTGATTGTGAGTGCCAGTGTGTGATGGCAATTATCTGCTCAG GTAGTACCTTAAGGAGAATTAGGCTGGAGGGCGGTGGCAGCCCCTGCGCTGGAACCCCTGGGTCTCTGAACCCTGCTGGCTTTGTCCTGAAGTGTGAGTTGCAGCAGAAGGAGGCAAGTGTCTTTTGCAGACAGCTGGAATGTGGAACTGCTGTGCAGTGGTCCAGAGTCCACCACAGAGAGAACTCTGGGAGCCAGGAGCAGAAGTTTGTGTCCTGCCAGGGAACCGAGTCCAACATTTTCCAGTGCAAGATCAATGTAAACTTCCTAGAGCAGTGTCATCATCAAGCCTACACCCAAGTGGTGTGCACAG GACATGTGGAGGCCCGACTGGTAGGCAGTGAGCACCCCTGTGCAGGACGCCTGGAGGTTCTGCGGGGTCTGACCTGGGGTACCATCTGCGATGCCAACCTGGACCTGCCCACAGCCCACGTGGTTTGCCGGGAACTGGGTTGTGGAGTGGCTGTGTCCACTCTTGGAAGTGCTGGCTTTGGCCAGGGCTCAGGACCCGTGTGGACGGAGGCCTTCCGCTGTGTGGGAAATGAGTCACTTTTGTTCCACTGCCCAAGGGAGCCAGGACACCAGTGTACACACGACCAGGATGCTGCACTCACGTGCTCAGGGGACA AGTTCCGGCTGGTCAACGGCAGCAACCACTGTGAAGGCCGTGTAGAGCTCCAAGTGCAGGGAGCCTGGGCGCCTCTCTGTGCTGCTCACTGGGACTTAGCAGATGCCACAGTCCTGTGCCAACAGCTCAACTGTGGCAACGCCGTGGCCACACCCCAAGGAGGCCTTTTTGGGGAAGGGGACATTCCCATCTGGCCAGACGTATTTCACTGTGTTGGGACAGAGCCCCATTTGTTGAGCTGCCCAGCAAGCACCCTGGGTGCCCAAGCCTGCGCCCAGGGAAATTCCGCCTCCACCCTGTGCTCAG GCCTCCCTGACGCCCTGCGGCTGAGGGACGGACAGAGCCGCTGCGATGGCCGCGTGGAGGTCTCCCTGAACGGCAAGTGGGGCCGCGTGCTGGACGACGGGTGGGACCTGCGCGGAGCCACCGTGGTGTGCGCACAGCTCGGGTGCGGAAAGGCCCTGAGCGCCTACGAAGCGCCGGCCCCCGGCCTGGGGGCCGCCCCGGTGCTGCTGAGCCGCGCGCGCTGCCTGGGCTCCGAGCCCCGCCTGACCCGGTGCAACGTGTCCGCGGGACCTCTGGTGTCCGTGGGGACCTCGCGGGACGCGGGCGTCGTGTGCGAGG GGAGCCTCAGGCTGCGCTTGGTCGCGGGCCCGGGACGCTGTGCGGGGCGCGTGGAGGTGCTCCACGGAGGCGCGTGGGGCACCGTGTGTGACGATGCCTGGGACCTGCGGGACGCGCACGTGGTCTGCAGGCAGCTGGGCTGCGGACACGCCCTCAGCGCCCTCAGGGATGCCCACTTCGGGGCCGGGGCTGGGCGCATCTGGATGGACGAGCTGGGCTGCCTGGGCCACGAGTCTGCATTGTGGCAGTGCCCTTCGGGTGGCTGGGGCCAACACGACTGCAGCCACAAGGAGGATGCCGGGGTCTTCTGCTCAG AATTCATGGATGTGAGGCTGCAGGACCACAGCCAACCATGCACAGGGCGCCTGGAAGTTTTCTACAATGGAACCTGGGGCGGCGTCTGCCAAGCCCTGAGCGCAGCCTCCCTGGGGGTCCTGTGTGGGTGGCTAGGTTGTGGGCCCCATGGGCAGCAGCTGGCCAGGGCAGAGGGCTGGCCTTCCCCTGGAGCTTTCTGGTTGGGCTCCATACAGTGCAGGGATAGACATGACAGGTCCTTGTGGCAGTGCCCCTCAGCACCCTGGGACCAACACTCATGCAGCAGCCAAGAAGAGGCCTGGGTGGTGTGTGCAG AAAAGGAAGACGCTGGTCAGGAGGCTGAGCAGACCCTCAACTGCTCATCCCCACTCAGCTGCCCAG AAGAGGGCGCGCTGCGCGTGCGCGGGGGCGAGGATGGCTGCTCCGGGCGCGTGGAGCTCTGGCACGCGGGCTCCTGGGGCACCGTGTGCGACGACTCCTGGGACCTGGCTGACGCGGAGGTCGTGTGCCGCCAGCTGGGCTGTGGCCGCGCCGTGGACGCCGTGCGGGGGTCCGCTTTCGGGCCGGGCTCGGGGTCCGTGTGGCTGGATGAGGTGGGATGCCGAGGCAGCGAGGCGGGCCTATGGGACTGCCCTGCCAATCCGTGGGGACGCGGAGACTGCACGCACAAGGAGGACGCGGGTGTGAGGTGCTCAG AGGTCCCCAGGACCACGGCATCCG CCCTTTCCCTAGCACCTCCAGCTTTCGCTACCATCTGGACCCTGCCTGAGACAGCCTGCCTGGTCCTTGGCTGCCTCCTGGGCCTCATCTTCCTGCTCCTGGGTGCTCGGTGGTGCCACAGAAAAGCTGCCTGTATGG GTGCTGGACGGTCAGAGCACCTGCCGTTGGATGGCATCTATGAGGACATCGAAGCTGTCCCtatggaggagaaaaaggagtctGCAATGTCCAGGGATCTGGTTCAGGAGGAGGATTATGATGATGCAGGAGAACCTGAGGAAGActatggggaggaggaggaggaggaggaggaggaggaggaagaagagtctGCATTGTCCAGGGACCTTGTTCAAGAAGAGGGTTATGATGATGCAGGAGAGCCTGTACAAAACCatggggaggtggaggaggaagagaaggcacTGCAGAGCCCAACAG AGGGAAAGCCAGGACACCTGGAGCTCAGAGAAAACCCTGAGGACCACAGTGGGCATCTCTCTCCTTAA